A genomic segment from Parachlamydiales bacterium encodes:
- the tadA gene encoding tRNA adenosine(34) deaminase TadA has translation MPEPFPFTLQPINDDEKFMLAALREAWKAFQQGEVPVGAVIVIEGKIVARGSNQVEMLNDATAHAEMLAITSAAGALQNWRLQGAVLYCTLEPCSMCAGAAILSRVERIVWGAPDIRHGANGSWLDLFKQQHPIHQVKIEGGIYAAECGELMRSFFKKRREQNERCDGSVGRGAPSLEGADRAPGESGFSDGA, from the coding sequence ATGCCTGAGCCGTTTCCTTTTACACTGCAGCCAATCAATGACGATGAGAAGTTTATGTTGGCTGCATTGCGCGAAGCTTGGAAAGCTTTCCAGCAAGGCGAAGTTCCCGTCGGGGCGGTGATTGTCATTGAAGGGAAAATTGTAGCTCGCGGCTCCAATCAGGTGGAAATGCTGAATGATGCCACGGCGCACGCCGAGATGTTAGCAATCACTTCCGCCGCGGGTGCCCTGCAAAATTGGCGTTTGCAAGGAGCAGTGCTATACTGCACGTTGGAACCCTGCAGCATGTGCGCAGGGGCAGCTATTCTATCGCGTGTAGAGAGAATCGTGTGGGGAGCGCCGGATATCCGCCATGGGGCTAATGGAAGCTGGCTGGACCTTTTTAAACAACAGCACCCTATCCATCAGGTTAAAATAGAAGGTGGAATTTATGCTGCTGAATGCGGTGAACTAATGCGATCATTTTTTAAGAAGAGGCGTGAACAGAATGAGCGTTGCGATGGAAGCGTGGGAAGAGGTGCACCGAGTCTTGAGGGAGCTGATAGAGCACCAGGAGAAAGTGGTTTTAGCGACGGGGCGTGA
- the infC gene encoding translation initiation factor IF-3, whose amino-acid sequence MKVNREIRAPKVRLIGVEGEQLGVVPFFEALKQAEELGLDLVEIAPNVVPPVCKIIDYGKYRYDQTKREKESKKAQHQIKVKEVKLKPNIDDNDLETKNRHAKEFLEKGNKVKVTCTLRGREMVHPEIGEEIVKKFCEKLTDYCEIEAPAKRMGRVITVVLAPSMKKKKAVAPQTPAEGTPPSV is encoded by the coding sequence TTGAAAGTTAATAGAGAAATCCGGGCGCCAAAAGTACGACTCATTGGTGTAGAAGGAGAACAATTAGGTGTCGTCCCTTTCTTCGAAGCTCTTAAACAAGCAGAAGAACTTGGACTCGATCTCGTTGAAATCGCACCCAATGTTGTACCTCCAGTTTGCAAAATTATCGACTACGGTAAGTACCGGTACGATCAAACTAAGCGGGAAAAAGAAAGCAAAAAAGCACAGCACCAGATCAAGGTCAAAGAGGTCAAACTAAAACCTAATATCGATGATAATGACTTGGAGACGAAAAACCGTCATGCCAAGGAATTCCTCGAGAAAGGCAATAAAGTCAAAGTGACATGTACTCTTAGAGGACGTGAAATGGTGCACCCAGAGATCGGTGAAGAAATCGTTAAAAAGTTTTGCGAGAAACTTACCGATTATTGTGAAATCGAGGCTCCAGCTAAAAGGATGGGTAGAGTAATCACCGTCGTGCTAGCCCCCTCGATGAAGAAAAAGAAGGCAGTGGCACCTCAAACACCCGCAGAGGGAACGCCACCCTCAGTATGA
- the pheS gene encoding phenylalanine--tRNA ligase subunit alpha: MQTLIADLYSQFQEDLSHTSNVTEIENLKIKYLGKKGSIQDLMKGLKEASPEERPLLGKGINDLKEIVEAKIEERQATFGSQEQQERLEKETLDITLPGKRKFSGRKHIITHTMEEMLGILGKMGFSVQIGPEIESDFYNFEALNLGPDHPARDMQDTFYITPKMLLRTHTSNTQVRVMENHRPPIRVVAPGKAYRNEDISARSHVFFHQLEAFYIDQNVSFGDLLGTMEEFLKKLFHADVEMRVRPSYFPFVEPGMEVDIRCLSCKGSGCNLCKYTGWLEIAGAGMMHPDVLRTGGIDPEEYTGFAWGMGIERVVMLKYGIKDIRQFTENDLRFLQQFT; this comes from the coding sequence GTGCAAACACTGATAGCAGATCTGTATTCCCAATTCCAAGAAGACCTTTCCCATACAAGTAACGTAACAGAAATTGAAAATCTTAAAATCAAGTACCTTGGAAAAAAAGGTTCTATCCAAGACCTGATGAAAGGACTCAAAGAAGCCTCGCCTGAGGAAAGACCTCTATTGGGTAAAGGAATCAATGATTTAAAAGAAATTGTCGAAGCTAAAATAGAAGAAAGGCAAGCCACTTTTGGATCACAGGAACAGCAAGAGCGTTTAGAGAAAGAAACCCTCGATATCACTTTGCCCGGTAAAAGGAAATTTAGCGGACGAAAGCACATCATAACCCATACCATGGAAGAGATGCTGGGCATCCTAGGCAAGATGGGATTCAGTGTGCAAATCGGACCCGAAATCGAATCTGACTTCTATAATTTCGAAGCCTTGAACCTAGGCCCCGATCATCCTGCTAGAGATATGCAGGATACATTTTATATCACACCCAAAATGCTACTCCGCACGCATACCTCCAACACACAAGTACGCGTGATGGAAAATCATCGCCCTCCTATCCGCGTTGTCGCACCAGGCAAAGCCTATCGCAATGAGGACATCTCCGCTCGATCCCACGTTTTTTTCCATCAGTTAGAGGCATTTTATATTGACCAAAACGTAAGTTTTGGCGATTTATTGGGAACAATGGAAGAGTTTTTAAAGAAACTATTTCATGCAGATGTCGAAATGCGCGTAAGACCCAGTTACTTCCCTTTCGTTGAACCCGGAATGGAAGTAGATATCCGTTGTCTATCCTGCAAAGGAAGTGGTTGCAACCTTTGTAAATATACCGGCTGGCTAGAGATCGCCGGAGCAGGAATGATGCATCCCGATGTGCTTCGTACAGGAGGCATTGATCCGGAAGAATACACAGGATTTGCTTGGGGAATGGGCATTGAGCGTGTAGTTATGCTTAAGTATGGAATAAAAGATATACGTCAATTCACCGAAAACGACCTTCGCTTTCTACAACAGTTCACATAG
- a CDS encoding glycosyltransferase, which produces MQDVPRISLELPRLDTLSPPALGEISLTTTYHDYEFPTVSVVIPTYNCAQSILQTIESVLNQTYPTVEIIVIDGGSTDKTIELIKGFQSDKIQIYSVSIHQRYEMLNKGISQTGGEYISCLFPGDYFVSQYTYRTMMEEVLEHDRPHMIYCGTLIRETKKDVRTILRPFSIKFLKEGLQPTSLQACWFRTDLFSTIGKFDTTYSQRGGFELMCRIINQKSLRTVEVKRVYTDSETRNYTRQNIFIHFWESARAIRHHFGVASLLSWLLIQKDTKRLMQMWVRSIKLAIFGK; this is translated from the coding sequence ATGCAAGATGTACCGCGCATATCCCTGGAATTGCCGCGTTTGGATACGCTATCGCCCCCGGCTTTAGGCGAAATTTCCCTGACTACAACATACCATGATTATGAATTTCCGACTGTATCTGTTGTTATTCCTACCTATAATTGCGCTCAGTCCATTTTGCAAACAATAGAAAGCGTCCTGAATCAAACTTATCCTACTGTTGAGATTATCGTCATAGACGGCGGTTCAACAGATAAGACAATTGAGTTAATTAAGGGCTTCCAGAGCGATAAGATCCAAATTTACTCTGTTTCCATCCACCAGCGTTATGAAATGTTGAACAAGGGTATTTCCCAGACAGGAGGCGAATATATCAGTTGTTTATTTCCAGGGGACTATTTCGTCTCACAGTACACATATAGAACAATGATGGAAGAGGTTTTAGAGCATGATAGACCGCATATGATTTATTGCGGAACATTGATAAGGGAAACCAAAAAAGATGTGCGCACTATATTAAGGCCATTTTCAATTAAGTTCTTAAAAGAAGGGCTTCAGCCTACGAGTTTGCAAGCATGCTGGTTTCGCACCGATCTTTTCAGTACTATAGGTAAATTCGATACAACCTATAGCCAGCGCGGTGGATTTGAACTCATGTGTAGAATTATAAATCAAAAGAGTTTGCGGACTGTAGAAGTTAAAAGGGTATATACTGATTCCGAAACGCGAAATTATACACGTCAAAATATTTTCATCCACTTTTGGGAAAGCGCCCGGGCTATTCGGCATCATTTTGGAGTAGCCTCTCTCTTATCCTGGTTACTTATCCAGAAAGATACGAAGAGGTTAATGCAGATGTGGGTGCGCTCGATAAAACTTGCCATCTTCGGCAAGTAG
- the uvrC gene encoding excinuclease ABC subunit UvrC, which yields MHFQFDTALLDKFPHLPGVYIMKNRGEAVIYVGKAKDLKQRVKQYFVPGRDGRTMVPFLVGQVFKIETIVVRSEKEALLLENTLIKQHKPKFNALLKDDKTYIAIRINYRHAWPDLQVVRIKGKPLDDALYFGPYTSAYAARNTVDLLQRLFPLRQCSDAEFARRNRPCILYGLKRCIAPCVGRCSVEEYRTFVDKTISFLKGHNKEIARELEKAMIKSAEALDFEAAAAYQRTLLQIEATIQQQHVDMPQGGDADLIGIYREADEVVLCQMFVRGGKLIGSKMYPFSNTVQEDSEIIESFLLQHYDAEIAPAKEILLAEPLGEAAIIADILTNLHGYKVDVYQPQRGAKKSLAELAKINAHNAFKQEKDAAALKEKILLSLKETLRLQHYPKRIECFDNSHLSGSQLVSVLVAYTNGFKDSSRYRTYKSKDVVGADDYGAMKEVLLRRYKKAKEEDDLPDLVIIDGGKGHLNVALRVFEELNIISVEVIGIAKDDSRHDKGGTQEQIFLPNIKDPVLLKKNSPLLFLLQEIRDEAHRFAINFQKKQRSKKLVKSTLDDIEGIGPVKKKALLLHFGSVKAIKAAALQDLAAVSGISDVIAKQVYDFFRTND from the coding sequence ATGCACTTTCAATTTGATACCGCTCTTCTCGATAAGTTTCCTCATCTTCCCGGTGTTTATATCATGAAAAACCGCGGAGAAGCGGTGATTTATGTCGGGAAGGCTAAAGATCTCAAGCAGAGAGTAAAGCAATATTTTGTTCCGGGGCGAGACGGCAGAACAATGGTGCCCTTCTTAGTGGGTCAAGTTTTCAAGATTGAGACTATCGTTGTACGATCCGAAAAAGAAGCATTGTTATTAGAAAATACTCTGATCAAGCAGCATAAGCCTAAGTTCAATGCTCTGCTTAAAGACGATAAAACATATATCGCAATCCGTATCAACTATCGTCATGCCTGGCCGGATTTACAAGTGGTGCGCATTAAAGGTAAACCCCTGGATGACGCATTGTATTTTGGCCCCTATACAAGTGCCTACGCAGCTAGAAATACCGTGGACTTATTGCAGAGGTTATTTCCTCTAAGACAATGTTCCGATGCAGAGTTTGCCCGCCGTAATCGCCCATGTATTCTTTATGGTCTGAAACGGTGCATTGCTCCCTGTGTCGGTAGATGTAGTGTGGAAGAATACCGAACTTTTGTGGACAAAACGATCAGCTTTTTAAAAGGACATAATAAGGAAATTGCCCGAGAACTTGAGAAAGCGATGATTAAAAGCGCTGAAGCCCTGGATTTTGAGGCGGCGGCCGCTTACCAACGCACATTACTGCAAATCGAAGCCACTATTCAGCAGCAGCACGTAGATATGCCCCAAGGCGGTGACGCTGATCTCATTGGAATCTATCGGGAAGCGGATGAAGTTGTGCTCTGTCAGATGTTTGTGAGAGGGGGGAAGCTTATCGGCAGTAAAATGTATCCTTTTTCGAATACGGTGCAGGAAGATTCTGAAATCATCGAGTCCTTTTTATTGCAGCACTACGATGCAGAAATTGCCCCAGCGAAGGAAATCTTATTAGCAGAACCGTTGGGAGAAGCGGCGATCATAGCAGATATCCTGACAAACCTGCATGGATATAAAGTGGATGTCTATCAGCCCCAGCGCGGGGCAAAGAAATCGTTGGCAGAGCTAGCTAAGATCAATGCACACAATGCCTTCAAGCAAGAAAAAGACGCTGCAGCCCTAAAAGAAAAAATCCTCCTCTCATTAAAGGAGACACTGAGATTGCAGCATTATCCCAAGAGAATCGAATGTTTTGACAACTCACACCTTAGTGGAAGTCAATTAGTGTCTGTATTAGTTGCTTATACGAACGGATTCAAGGACTCCTCCCGTTACAGAACCTATAAAAGCAAAGACGTTGTCGGAGCAGATGACTATGGGGCGATGAAGGAAGTTTTGTTAAGACGGTATAAAAAGGCAAAAGAGGAGGACGATCTACCCGATCTGGTTATTATCGACGGCGGTAAAGGCCATCTGAATGTAGCGCTGCGGGTATTTGAAGAATTGAATATTATTTCAGTGGAAGTTATCGGCATAGCTAAAGACGATTCCCGCCATGATAAGGGCGGCACGCAAGAGCAGATCTTTTTACCTAATATTAAAGATCCGGTTTTGCTGAAAAAAAACTCGCCCTTGCTATTTCTTCTACAAGAGATCCGGGATGAGGCTCACCGTTTTGCTATCAACTTTCAGAAAAAACAACGCTCCAAAAAATTAGTAAAAAGCACCCTGGACGATATCGAGGGAATAGGCCCGGTGAAGAAAAAAGCTCTCTTGTTGCACTTTGGCAGTGTTAAAGCGATTAAAGCTGCCGCACTGCAAGATTTGGCAGCAGTTTCAGGGATTTCAGACGTTATTGCAAAACAAGTTTATGACTTCTTTCGCACCAACGATTAG
- the rplT gene encoding 50S ribosomal protein L20 — protein sequence MVRVTNAVATHRRKKRLFKRAKGFRGDRKNHLRLTITTVLRALAFNYEHRKQNKRNFRSLWIQRINAAAKINGISYSKFMHGLKLAQCELDRKVLADMAVRDPNGFALVAGRAKEALAS from the coding sequence ATGGTTAGAGTAACCAATGCTGTCGCCACGCATAGACGCAAAAAAAGGTTGTTCAAGCGTGCAAAAGGTTTTCGCGGAGATCGTAAAAACCACCTGCGCCTAACAATAACAACTGTATTGCGTGCGTTGGCCTTCAACTATGAACATAGAAAACAAAATAAGCGCAACTTCCGCAGCTTATGGATTCAGCGTATCAACGCAGCCGCTAAAATTAACGGCATATCCTATAGCAAATTCATGCATGGATTGAAGTTGGCACAGTGCGAACTAGACCGTAAAGTACTCGCTGACATGGCTGTCCGCGATCCTAACGGTTTCGCTCTCGTTGCTGGACGCGCTAAAGAAGCGCTAGCTTCTTAA
- the rlmN gene encoding 23S rRNA (adenine(2503)-C(2))-methyltransferase RlmN gives MKFLCDYTIDELAKELAEMGEASFIAKQMVDWVYLKSVSGWDQMSNLSAARRQSFSEIWRYSALKLVKVQPSDDQQTYKFLWELYNKQLVESVLIFSDERRTVCVSSQVGCPAACAFCASGKQGFKRNLAAAEIVEQVVQINHWLAARGEKITHVVYMGMGEPMKNYNSVVRSINILCHPQMLNLSQRRITVSTVGVIEGIKQLSHEGLKVNLVLSLHAPNQHIRKKIIPYARKYPLEDILTAMDDYATATKRDITYEYTLIHGINDHPDHAFELANLLRKRQCTVNLIPYNPVEGVRLKRPDKKAIKEFRSVLFGAGIVNTCRYTKGDDIAAACGQLALQERETSKSALPVVNAVE, from the coding sequence ATGAAATTTCTTTGCGATTATACAATAGATGAATTGGCAAAAGAACTAGCCGAAATGGGCGAAGCTTCTTTTATTGCTAAACAAATGGTAGATTGGGTCTATCTGAAAAGTGTGTCCGGCTGGGATCAGATGTCTAATCTTAGCGCCGCACGCCGCCAAAGCTTTAGCGAGATCTGGCGCTATTCTGCCTTGAAATTGGTGAAGGTCCAACCCTCCGACGATCAGCAAACCTATAAATTTTTATGGGAGCTATATAACAAGCAGTTAGTCGAATCGGTATTGATCTTTTCTGATGAAAGAAGGACCGTTTGCGTTTCTTCGCAGGTGGGTTGCCCGGCAGCATGTGCATTCTGTGCATCAGGCAAGCAGGGTTTTAAACGTAATCTCGCAGCAGCTGAAATTGTGGAGCAGGTCGTCCAGATCAACCACTGGCTCGCAGCCAGAGGCGAGAAAATCACGCACGTCGTTTACATGGGAATGGGCGAGCCGATGAAGAACTATAATTCTGTCGTCCGTTCTATCAATATCCTTTGCCATCCGCAGATGCTGAACTTATCGCAGAGACGTATCACAGTTTCCACTGTCGGAGTAATCGAGGGGATCAAGCAGCTTTCTCATGAAGGATTGAAGGTCAACCTCGTCCTATCTTTGCATGCGCCCAATCAGCATATCCGTAAAAAAATTATTCCTTATGCTAGAAAATATCCTCTAGAAGATATCCTTACTGCGATGGATGATTACGCTACTGCCACAAAAAGAGATATTACTTATGAATATACTCTTATTCATGGCATTAATGACCATCCTGATCATGCCTTCGAATTGGCGAATTTATTACGCAAACGTCAATGCACTGTGAACTTAATCCCTTATAATCCTGTAGAGGGCGTAAGATTAAAACGTCCGGACAAAAAGGCGATCAAAGAATTCCGCAGCGTATTATTCGGTGCAGGTATTGTCAATACATGCCGTTACACCAAAGGTGATGATATTGCAGCGGCATGCGGTCAGCTTGCGTTGCAAGAAAGGGAGACTTCTAAATCGGCACTTCCCGTCGTCAACGCCGTCGAATAA
- a CDS encoding rhomboid family intramembrane serine protease, with protein sequence MLPYGLGPIETPKGLKWLIIGTLCISFFTAIFDPIYEYFMNAPGLSFLFGLSREGLSSWYIWQPLTYLFFQSGLSDGLSFGFLLSLAINMYMLWIIGAELCDRLGTSRFIYYYVGSGALSGLVGIFFASFSYLLLGPWAGLIAIFTLWTMLNPEREVLFLFIIPIKIKWLFAVIAGGVLLISLSKLDFVSFFLTFAAVTIGYIYSTVAWQISSPFPFLHPVDHFFFRLGTFMNNRFFKNKAISPTKIYDLRTGQPPKDDDAFVDEMLAKIAKHGQEALSWAEKKRLDEIAEKRRHKDSF encoded by the coding sequence GTGCTTCCTTACGGCCTAGGGCCCATCGAAACTCCAAAGGGACTTAAGTGGTTAATTATCGGTACATTGTGCATTTCATTTTTTACCGCCATCTTTGATCCTATTTACGAATACTTCATGAACGCTCCCGGACTGAGCTTTCTCTTTGGCCTTTCCAGAGAAGGCCTTTCTAGCTGGTACATCTGGCAGCCGTTGACCTATCTCTTTTTTCAAAGCGGACTCAGCGATGGCCTTTCTTTCGGCTTCTTGCTCTCTCTTGCCATCAATATGTACATGCTTTGGATTATAGGAGCTGAGCTCTGCGATAGGTTGGGAACTTCCCGCTTTATATACTACTACGTTGGTTCAGGGGCACTAAGTGGACTCGTCGGGATCTTTTTTGCCTCATTTAGCTATCTCCTATTAGGACCATGGGCCGGTCTAATCGCCATTTTCACTTTATGGACAATGCTCAACCCTGAACGTGAAGTCCTTTTTCTATTTATTATTCCCATTAAGATAAAGTGGCTCTTTGCTGTAATTGCCGGGGGCGTGCTACTTATTTCCCTTTCCAAATTGGATTTTGTCTCCTTTTTCCTCACCTTTGCCGCTGTAACTATCGGCTATATCTATAGCACAGTCGCTTGGCAGATCTCTTCTCCATTTCCTTTCCTGCACCCGGTAGACCATTTCTTCTTTCGGCTAGGAACATTTATGAACAACCGCTTCTTCAAAAACAAAGCGATCAGTCCCACAAAAATCTATGATTTGCGTACGGGCCAACCGCCCAAGGATGATGATGCATTTGTGGATGAGATGCTCGCAAAAATTGCTAAACATGGACAGGAAGCCCTTTCATGGGCTGAGAAAAAACGTTTGGATGAAATTGCTGAGAAGAGAAGACATAAGGACAGTTTCTAA
- the rpmI gene encoding 50S ribosomal protein L35 — MKTRKSVASRFRVTGTGKLKRARPGKRHILTKKSGKRKRHLSRPALVSDAQTKTYKRMMCIE; from the coding sequence ATGAAAACAAGAAAGTCCGTAGCATCCAGGTTTCGCGTCACCGGAACCGGCAAGCTCAAGCGCGCGCGCCCTGGCAAACGGCATATTTTGACTAAAAAGTCCGGAAAACGCAAACGTCACCTATCGCGTCCGGCACTAGTGAGCGATGCACAAACTAAAACGTATAAACGTATGATGTGCATTGAATAG
- a CDS encoding bile acid:sodium symporter encodes MLFYFLLLCCPLAAWTAPWIGNQSPESIYLVCVAGIFFCAGLQIDRTAFSDTQRHLRAALAIQTGSFILMPLLALLLLWILFPRIGIPSSYTIGILFTAMLPVTTTSCGAFCQLAKVPPLDAVMNAIVGNMLGLAVLPFLVPLLLMNTDSDPYGAMRGAMTQVGLFVFVPLVLGYFLGLRSFFKGWNIRTVSQALLLWIIYRCYCKSFSILYGSDESGLYPLFFGMLIFHGLGNLISLAIGYFFHFDGDTRMVFLFTIPQKTIVLGLPLAAALANSGQNQALWLALVMPLLMYNNIQYLVGGTIAWINGRKAIYE; translated from the coding sequence ATGCTATTTTATTTTCTTTTACTTTGCTGCCCCCTGGCTGCATGGACAGCCCCCTGGATAGGCAACCAGTCTCCCGAATCTATTTATTTGGTTTGCGTGGCAGGAATATTTTTTTGCGCCGGACTGCAGATTGACAGGACAGCATTTTCAGATACACAGCGGCATTTAAGGGCTGCATTAGCAATTCAGACAGGCAGCTTTATTTTGATGCCCTTGCTCGCTCTCCTTCTCTTATGGATTCTTTTTCCGCGCATAGGAATTCCATCCAGCTACACAATAGGAATTTTATTTACAGCCATGCTCCCTGTAACGACGACATCCTGCGGAGCCTTTTGCCAACTGGCAAAGGTGCCTCCTTTAGATGCAGTCATGAATGCCATTGTGGGTAACATGCTGGGGCTGGCAGTACTCCCCTTTTTAGTGCCGTTGCTCCTAATGAACACAGACAGCGACCCTTATGGAGCGATGCGGGGGGCGATGACACAGGTGGGATTGTTTGTATTTGTCCCTCTGGTCTTAGGTTATTTTTTGGGTCTAAGGTCATTCTTTAAAGGATGGAATATAAGAACAGTAAGCCAAGCACTGCTCTTATGGATAATCTACAGGTGCTACTGCAAAAGCTTTAGCATCCTATATGGAAGTGATGAGAGCGGGCTTTATCCCTTATTTTTTGGGATGTTGATATTTCACGGTTTGGGAAATCTCATCTCATTGGCAATAGGGTACTTTTTCCACTTTGATGGAGACACACGCATGGTGTTCCTATTTACCATTCCCCAAAAAACCATCGTCCTAGGTCTACCTCTAGCTGCAGCTTTGGCCAATAGCGGGCAGAATCAGGCTCTCTGGCTAGCCCTAGTGATGCCATTACTAATGTATAATAATATTCAATATTTGGTAGGCGGAACAATTGCTTGGATAAACGGAAGGAAAGCAATTTATGAATAG